A region of Thermincola ferriacetica DNA encodes the following proteins:
- the selD gene encoding selenide, water dikinase SelD, producing the protein MTKKEISCTLTSLTCSAGUAAKIGPEDLAKVISLLPSTGKDPNLLVGLDTSDDAGVYKLTDDIALIQTLDFFTPVVDNPYDFGRIAAANALSDVYAMGGKPLTAMNLVGFPTETLGLEILAEILRGGAEKVCEAGAVLLGGHSVEDKEPKYGLSVTGIIHPDRVLTNAAAKPGDVLILTKPLGIGIITTALKAGMASEEAEREATAVMSALNKDAAETMQEVGAHACTDVTGFGLLGHALELAKASSVNVRIFAAEVPVLAPAREYVRYGLIPAGTRRNLKYVAQFTRFDDNLEEEERIILADTITSGGLLISLPEEKAARYMELSREKGLNAAIIGEVIPGKGNLEVYKES; encoded by the coding sequence TTGACCAAAAAGGAAATCAGTTGCACCCTAACATCTTTAACCTGTTCGGCGGGATGAGCGGCAAAAATAGGTCCGGAGGACCTGGCCAAAGTCATCAGTCTGTTGCCGTCAACTGGAAAAGACCCTAATTTACTGGTAGGGCTTGACACCTCCGACGATGCCGGGGTTTATAAGCTTACCGATGATATTGCCTTGATTCAGACCCTGGATTTCTTTACGCCTGTTGTAGACAACCCCTATGACTTCGGGCGAATTGCCGCCGCTAACGCCCTCAGCGATGTATATGCCATGGGGGGAAAGCCGCTCACGGCCATGAACCTGGTTGGGTTTCCGACTGAGACCCTGGGATTGGAAATACTGGCGGAAATTTTACGGGGTGGCGCTGAAAAGGTATGTGAAGCAGGTGCTGTACTACTGGGTGGGCATTCCGTCGAAGATAAAGAACCCAAATACGGTTTATCCGTAACCGGGATTATCCATCCGGACCGGGTTCTGACCAATGCAGCGGCAAAACCGGGAGACGTGCTTATTTTAACTAAACCGCTGGGCATCGGTATCATTACCACTGCCCTGAAAGCAGGCATGGCTTCTGAAGAGGCGGAGAGGGAAGCTACGGCAGTCATGAGCGCTTTAAATAAGGATGCCGCAGAAACCATGCAGGAAGTGGGCGCCCATGCCTGTACAGATGTAACGGGATTCGGTCTTCTGGGCCATGCTCTGGAATTGGCTAAAGCGAGCTCGGTAAATGTAAGGATTTTTGCTGCAGAGGTGCCGGTCCTGGCCCCGGCCCGGGAATATGTACGCTATGGCTTGATTCCTGCCGGTACAAGAAGAAACCTGAAATATGTTGCTCAGTTTACTCGATTTGACGACAACCTGGAGGAAGAAGAAAGGATTATACTGGCAGATACCATTACTTCCGGAGGCCTACTCATTTCGCTGCCGGAAGAAAAAGCTGCCCGTTATATGGAGCTTAGCCGTGAAAAGGGGCTGAATGCTGCCATAATAGGTGAAGTCATCCCCGGGAAGGGAAATCTTGAAGTATACAAGGAGAGTTAG